From the genome of Virgibacillus proomii, one region includes:
- a CDS encoding acyl-CoA dehydrogenase family protein yields MNFELTKEQAMIKKMVRDFAESVIRPRAIEIDTTAAFPIDIFEQMGELGLLGIPFPEEYGGSGGDTLSYALAVEEIGRICGSTGLSYAAAVSLGASPIYYFGTEEQKQQFLTPLAEGKALGAFGLTEPNAGSDAGGTKTTAVKENDEFVINGEKCFITNASFAKTLIVTAVTDKDEKGKKIISAIIVPTDTEGVAITSNYDKMGVRGSDTAEIVLDNVRVPTTNLLGDPEKGFKQFLYTLDGGRISIAALGVGIAQASLEKALNYAKERKQFGKPISDFQAIQFKLADMTMEVELARTMVHKAAWLKDNNKPFSKEASIAKLYATETSFRCANQAIQIHGGYGYMREYEVERYLRDAKLLEIGEGTSEIQRLVIARQLGC; encoded by the coding sequence ATGAATTTTGAGTTGACCAAAGAGCAAGCAATGATAAAAAAGATGGTACGGGATTTTGCAGAATCTGTAATAAGGCCACGTGCCATCGAAATTGATACAACTGCTGCTTTTCCAATTGACATTTTTGAACAAATGGGAGAGTTAGGTCTATTAGGGATACCTTTTCCAGAGGAATATGGTGGTTCTGGAGGTGATACATTATCCTATGCACTTGCAGTTGAAGAAATTGGGCGTATATGTGGCAGTACGGGATTAAGCTATGCGGCAGCAGTTTCTTTAGGTGCAAGCCCTATTTACTACTTTGGTACAGAAGAACAAAAGCAACAATTTTTAACCCCTTTAGCAGAAGGAAAGGCACTTGGCGCATTTGGTTTAACTGAACCAAATGCCGGATCAGATGCTGGTGGTACGAAAACAACTGCTGTAAAGGAAAATGATGAGTTTGTTATTAATGGGGAGAAATGTTTTATAACGAACGCTAGTTTTGCGAAAACACTAATTGTAACCGCTGTCACAGATAAGGATGAAAAAGGTAAAAAGATTATTTCTGCTATTATTGTGCCAACAGATACAGAAGGGGTAGCGATTACGAGTAACTATGACAAAATGGGTGTTCGCGGTTCTGATACAGCTGAAATTGTCCTTGATAATGTTCGTGTACCAACAACAAATCTTCTTGGTGATCCGGAAAAAGGATTTAAACAATTTTTATATACACTAGATGGGGGCAGAATTTCCATTGCAGCACTAGGAGTGGGGATTGCACAAGCATCGTTGGAAAAAGCTTTAAACTATGCCAAAGAAAGAAAGCAGTTCGGCAAACCTATTTCTGATTTTCAAGCAATCCAATTTAAACTAGCAGATATGACGATGGAAGTTGAATTAGCAAGAACAATGGTACATAAAGCAGCATGGTTAAAAGATAATAACAAACCTTTCAGTAAAGAAGCTTCTATTGCTAAACTCTATGCTACTGAGACATCATTTCGCTGTGCTAATCAAGCAATTCAAATCCATGGTGGATATGGCTATATGCGTGAGTATGAGGTTGAACGCTATTTACGTGATGCCAAACTATTGGAAATTGGTGAAGGCACCTCAGAAATCCAACGCCTAGTTATAGCTCGTCAGCTAGGCTGTTAA
- a CDS encoding AMP-binding protein, which translates to MALLHVTIGELLERQVELYPDHEAVIYPELNLRKTYKTFNDTVNIAAKGLMALGIEKGEHVAIWSDNKPEWLITQFATGKMGAVLVTVNTNYQASELHYLLEQSDATTLILAESYKGTSYIDILKKICPDLETSKRENLQLKALPMLKKLIVLSDQTYPFTYSWWEVLDLGRKISDKVLQTRKSSLGEHEVINMQYTSGTTGFPKGVMLTHHNLVNNGKQIADCMKLTHQDRLCIPVPFFHCFGCVLGVLAAISKGATMVLLEQFHPEKVLRAVSSEQCTALHGVPTMFIAELNHPNFDQYDLSSLRTGIMSGSPCPTEVMTKVMNKMGAKEITIAYGQTEASPVITQTKTDDPIELRVNTVGAPHPNVEVKIVIPGTNQQQKPGLPGELLTRGYLVMRGYYNNPEATKEAIDEDGWLHTGDLAIMRADGYLEITGRMKDMIIRGGENIYPREIEEFLYQHSDILDVQIIGVPDKKYGEEIMAWIIPKENSNLTEEEIRDFCKGNISWHKIPRYIEFVEEFPMTASGKIQKYKLREMALEQLAYEGGKP; encoded by the coding sequence ATGGCACTTTTACATGTTACGATTGGGGAATTACTTGAAAGGCAAGTTGAGTTATACCCGGATCATGAAGCCGTTATCTACCCAGAATTAAACCTTCGAAAAACGTATAAAACCTTTAATGACACTGTAAATATAGCCGCAAAAGGGTTGATGGCGTTAGGAATTGAAAAAGGTGAACATGTTGCTATCTGGTCAGATAATAAACCGGAATGGCTGATTACACAATTTGCAACCGGTAAAATGGGTGCTGTTTTAGTTACAGTGAATACAAACTATCAAGCTAGTGAATTACATTATTTATTAGAACAATCTGATGCAACTACATTAATATTGGCAGAAAGCTATAAAGGAACATCGTATATTGATATTTTAAAGAAAATTTGTCCGGATCTGGAAACTTCCAAGCGAGAAAATCTTCAATTAAAAGCACTGCCTATGCTAAAAAAACTTATTGTTCTCAGTGATCAAACATACCCTTTTACCTACAGTTGGTGGGAGGTGCTTGATTTAGGGCGAAAGATAAGTGATAAAGTATTACAAACACGAAAATCAAGTTTAGGTGAGCATGAAGTAATTAATATGCAATATACATCTGGAACAACTGGATTTCCTAAAGGAGTTATGCTGACCCATCATAACCTTGTAAATAACGGAAAACAAATTGCCGATTGTATGAAACTGACTCATCAAGACAGACTTTGCATCCCAGTTCCATTTTTTCATTGTTTCGGTTGTGTATTGGGAGTTTTAGCGGCTATATCGAAAGGGGCAACAATGGTTTTATTAGAGCAATTTCATCCGGAAAAAGTTTTGAGAGCTGTGTCTTCAGAACAATGTACAGCGCTGCATGGAGTGCCGACGATGTTTATTGCTGAGCTAAATCATCCCAATTTTGATCAATATGATTTATCGAGTTTAAGAACCGGAATTATGTCTGGTTCACCTTGTCCAACGGAAGTAATGACTAAAGTGATGAACAAAATGGGAGCAAAAGAAATCACAATCGCTTACGGTCAAACCGAAGCTTCTCCAGTAATTACTCAGACAAAAACCGATGATCCGATTGAACTCCGAGTGAACACGGTAGGGGCACCACATCCAAACGTGGAAGTGAAAATTGTCATTCCCGGAACGAATCAACAGCAAAAACCCGGCTTACCTGGCGAATTATTAACCCGCGGCTATCTTGTAATGAGGGGGTATTATAATAACCCGGAAGCGACGAAAGAAGCAATTGATGAAGATGGGTGGCTTCACACCGGGGATTTAGCCATTATGCGGGCAGACGGCTATTTGGAAATCACCGGTCGGATGAAGGATATGATTATTCGTGGCGGAGAAAATATTTATCCGCGGGAAATTGAAGAATTTCTTTACCAGCATTCGGATATATTGGATGTACAGATTATAGGTGTGCCTGATAAAAAATACGGTGAAGAAATTATGGCTTGGATTATTCCAAAAGAAAACAGTAATCTAACAGAAGAAGAAATCAGAGACTTTTGTAAAGGAAATATTTCTTGGCACAAAATACCGAGATACATTGAATTTGTAGAAGAATTCCCAATGACAGCAAGTGGTAAAATTCAAAAATATAAGCTGCGAGAAATGGCTCTGGAGCAGCTAGCGTATGAGGGAGGAAAACCATGA